The sequence TGTAGTCATTTTTTAAGATGTAGTCATTTTTTATGAGTAatgaaaacttttatttttcaatatattgaTGCGTTAATATATTGAGGGCCTATTTTTATAGTTTCGTTCAGGGCCTCATTTTTCTCAGGACCGGCCCTGCTTATTAACAAAATAAGGAGTACATTATTGCAATGCATAAAAACTTAATTATGTAAATTACATGACATGATGTAATTTATAGTTTAACAGTTGATCTGTATGGTCTTCAATCTGGCAACGTAACTGTCCTTATCAGGAACATTTTCCTTGACAAAGATGTGATTACAGTAATCATCCGCCCATCTGCACAGATGTGGAAATTCATTGTCTGTCATGAGTTGGAGTCCCACAAAATCGCTAGTAATCGGAAACCAATACCCAATGAAATTGGCAGCATGATCTACTATGCCCATTTTGTCACCTCCAAAATACTTTTTTCCCTTAATTTCATTTTCTAGATATTTGAGGGCTTCTCTTGCTTCCTCCTTCAACTTCTCTTGCTCCTCTCCTCTACTCCAACATGCTTTCCACATTGCCGGAGTGCACTGCaacgattaaaaaaaaaatggcatgctttttatctaaaaaagtacacacatacacatatatataaaaatgctATATATTTAGAGAATGGAGATTGAGTACAAATAAGTCAAATAATTCATACGAATATATCAATGTTTCATATAAACAGACATTTTCGCCTAAGTTCAAATCCTGGATGGGGTGAGATTTTCGCCATATTAAATTGATACATCAGTTCatgagttatatatatatatatatatatatatatatataggggagggctataataaaaacacttttaagtgtataaaatacgGATGAATCTTGTCCATTAGATCTTGATTGATCTAATGGCTTAAAATTAGCCTAATCTAATCTTTAATATACACGCCTATTTAATAGAAGGTTAATGATGTAATTCAACATTTAACTTCTGTAATTATTCACGCTAAGCACACATCAAATCTTTTTTTTGTTCACAACAAATCTTTATTTGCAACTATCAAATCTTTATTTGATGCCATATATTCAACACACGATTATAACCTAAATTTTAACGCATTCTCAAACGAAAAAACACAGACGCCAACTAACATTTGCATGAACATTTGCCATAAACATTTGCCTAAATTTTaacctaaatttttttttgcatgaaCATTTGCCATAATCCCGCACAACTAACAACTACGTACAATCTTAATTCTATTACTCATATCATAGCTATTCTCGTTAATTCGTAACCTCATAAAACATAATTCGTAATCCCGATGATACacaaaaaaacataatttcATCTCATTAAAAACAccaaat comes from Salvia miltiorrhiza cultivar Shanhuang (shh) chromosome 3, IMPLAD_Smil_shh, whole genome shotgun sequence and encodes:
- the LOC131016621 gene encoding probable glutathione S-transferase is translated as MAEVKVIGNLYSPFVRRVEVALKMKGVEYDYIEDLRNKSALLLQHNPIHKVPVLVHNGKAIVESMVILEYIDEVWEGPTILPKDPYDRAMARFWVNFIDDKCTPAMWKACWSRGEEQEKLKEEAREALKYLENEIKGKKYFGGDKMGIVDHAANFIGYWFPITSDFVGLQLMTDNEFPHLCRWADDYCNHIFVKENVPDKDSYVARLKTIQINC